The Acidobacteriota bacterium genome has a segment encoding these proteins:
- a CDS encoding CocE/NonD family hydrolase — protein MPKTAILAAILFFAFTSFAQAPQQQTELAAYIKANYTKREVMVPVRDGVKLFTSIYEPKDRSQKYPILLNRTPYSVRPYGPDEFRATLGPNPLFAREGYIFVYQDVRGRWMSEGEFENARPDIANTKPTEIDESTDTYDTIEWLIKNVEGNNGRVGTYGISYPGFYVSAGMIDSHPALKACSPQAPVSAWFNGDDMHHNGALYLAQNFAFFSNFGQPRPRPVSDNSYLTPWKGPQVVDAYNYFLQVGGLKEVADEYEKNLGFRIKFWDEMMARPNYDSWWKERNILYKLRNVKCAVMTVGGWYDNENLYGALKVYENVERMNPGIFNVLVVGPWDHGGWSRADGDWLGTAYFTEKTGEHYRRNIEVPFFDHFLKGKGSIDQIKEVNAFDTGADSWRSFAAYEPDNGTDTALYLTPNGGLSFERPAVSGHDEYISDPMRPVPYTQKITRNYPRDYMTEDQRFASTRPDVLVYQTEPLDRDITVAGNIKPSLTIASSGTDSDFIVKLIDVHPDGYRFPEGKRPPENSAWSVFQPGGYQMLLRGEPMPARFRNSFEKPQPLAPNQPTRLSFVMPGVTHTFKKGHRIMIHIQSTWFPLVARNPQQYLENYKLGTQADFRKVSNRVYFGGGQSSAIVIPVMK, from the coding sequence ATGCCAAAAACCGCAATTCTCGCCGCGATCCTTTTTTTCGCGTTCACATCATTCGCTCAGGCTCCGCAGCAGCAAACGGAGCTTGCTGCGTACATCAAAGCAAATTACACGAAGCGCGAAGTGATGGTGCCGGTCCGTGACGGCGTGAAGCTCTTCACGTCCATCTACGAACCAAAAGATCGCTCTCAGAAATACCCTATACTTCTGAACCGGACCCCGTATTCGGTGCGGCCGTATGGTCCGGATGAGTTCCGGGCAACGCTCGGCCCGAACCCGCTTTTCGCCCGCGAGGGCTACATTTTCGTTTATCAGGACGTCCGCGGCCGTTGGATGAGCGAGGGCGAGTTTGAGAATGCTCGGCCCGATATTGCAAATACAAAGCCGACCGAGATCGACGAATCGACCGACACCTACGACACGATCGAGTGGCTTATCAAGAACGTTGAGGGTAACAACGGCCGGGTCGGAACTTATGGGATCTCATATCCGGGCTTTTACGTTTCGGCCGGAATGATCGATTCTCATCCGGCACTCAAGGCATGCTCGCCGCAGGCACCGGTCTCCGCTTGGTTCAATGGCGACGATATGCACCACAACGGAGCTTTATACCTCGCTCAGAACTTCGCCTTCTTCAGCAACTTCGGCCAGCCGCGACCGAGACCGGTCTCGGACAACTCCTACCTGACGCCTTGGAAGGGCCCTCAGGTCGTCGATGCCTATAACTATTTTCTGCAGGTCGGTGGGCTTAAGGAAGTGGCTGACGAATATGAGAAGAACCTCGGCTTTCGCATCAAGTTTTGGGACGAAATGATGGCCCGGCCGAACTACGATAGTTGGTGGAAAGAACGCAATATTCTCTACAAACTTAGGAACGTCAAGTGCGCGGTAATGACGGTCGGCGGTTGGTACGACAACGAGAATCTTTACGGTGCCCTCAAGGTCTATGAAAATGTCGAACGGATGAATCCCGGCATCTTTAACGTGCTCGTCGTCGGCCCGTGGGACCACGGTGGTTGGTCGCGTGCCGACGGGGACTGGCTTGGCACTGCATACTTTACCGAGAAGACCGGCGAACACTACCGCCGCAATATAGAAGTGCCGTTTTTCGACCACTTCCTCAAAGGCAAGGGCAGCATCGACCAGATAAAGGAAGTGAACGCCTTCGACACAGGTGCCGACTCATGGCGAAGCTTTGCCGCCTATGAACCTGACAATGGAACGGACACGGCTCTGTACCTGACCCCGAATGGCGGGCTCTCGTTTGAACGGCCGGCTGTCTCCGGCCATGATGAATACATCTCCGACCCGATGCGTCCGGTTCCCTACACGCAAAAGATCACTCGAAACTACCCGCGGGACTACATGACCGAGGATCAGCGTTTTGCCTCCACCCGGCCAGACGTTCTGGTTTATCAGACCGAGCCGCTCGACCGCGACATCACTGTCGCCGGCAACATAAAGCCATCGCTTACGATCGCATCTTCGGGCACCGATTCAGATTTTATCGTTAAGCTGATCGACGTTCATCCCGATGGCTATCGCTTTCCTGAAGGCAAGCGGCCGCCGGAGAACTCGGCATGGTCGGTCTTTCAGCCCGGCGGCTACCAGATGTTGCTCCGCGGCGAACCGATGCCGGCCCGTTTCCGCAACAGCTTTGAGAAACCCCAGCCACTCGCTCCGAATCAGCCGACCCGGCTTTCTTTTGTGATGCCCGGCGTTACGCACACATTCAAGAAAGGCCATCGGATAATGATCCATATCCAGAGCACCTGGTTCCCGCTCGTTGCACGAAATCCGCAGCAATACTTGGAAAATTACAAACTCGGCACGCAAGCCGATTTCCGGAAGGTCAGCAACCGCGTCTATTTCGGCGGCGGCCAAAGCTCGGCGATCGTTATTCCGGTAATGAAATAG
- a CDS encoding HAMP domain-containing protein, whose protein sequence is MNLFFKIFLWFLAAIALMIGVIIFLNWTIQTEPVVSRWQVSIRNQTGIYADTAGQIYEQQGITGLRTFLDRLRTGTTITEIDIVGKDGTVVFADVDDLSGYQELVGRTMQSREVELELNSSESALAARQFQTSEGTEYTLIIRWTRPQPVQVFGETRLRYARWIGLLITALIVCYLLALYLTSPIRKLREAAQRLADGELDTRVADRVGRRGDELSGLARDFDLMAERIESLINSQKTLSRDISHELRSPLARLNVALEIAKKKANNETHPSLDRIETESNRLNEMIGRLLTLSRLETGTDEFERTPVNLRKLVEQVAADAQFEAAAKGRSVKVVKLDECNLHGSESLLRSAVENVLRNALKYTQPETTVEVELEAKNGNARIVVRDHGGGVPEEQLKNLFRPFYRVSEARDRGSGGTGLGLAITEQAVHAHAGTVAARNLNGGLEVEIKLPLNGGHQ, encoded by the coding sequence ATGAACCTATTTTTCAAGATCTTCCTTTGGTTCCTTGCGGCGATCGCCTTGATGATCGGCGTGATCATCTTTTTGAACTGGACCATCCAGACCGAGCCGGTCGTCAGCCGCTGGCAGGTCTCTATCCGCAACCAAACCGGCATCTATGCCGACACCGCCGGGCAGATCTATGAGCAGCAGGGAATTACGGGGCTGCGCACGTTTCTTGACCGGCTCCGCACCGGCACGACGATCACCGAAATTGACATTGTAGGCAAGGACGGTACCGTCGTTTTTGCGGATGTGGACGACCTTTCGGGTTATCAGGAACTTGTCGGGCGGACGATGCAGAGCCGTGAAGTAGAGCTTGAATTGAATTCGTCAGAATCGGCGCTTGCGGCCCGACAATTCCAGACCTCAGAAGGGACGGAATATACCTTGATAATCCGCTGGACGCGGCCGCAGCCGGTACAGGTTTTCGGCGAAACGCGGCTCCGATACGCTCGCTGGATCGGGCTTCTGATCACGGCGTTGATCGTTTGCTATCTGCTTGCACTTTACCTTACATCGCCGATCCGAAAGCTCCGCGAGGCTGCCCAGCGGCTTGCTGATGGCGAGCTTGATACGCGGGTTGCCGACCGCGTCGGCCGGCGGGGCGATGAGCTCTCGGGCCTTGCGCGCGACTTCGACCTGATGGCCGAGCGGATCGAATCGCTGATCAATTCGCAGAAGACGCTCTCGCGAGACATCTCACACGAACTGCGTTCACCGCTCGCCCGGCTCAATGTGGCACTTGAGATCGCCAAAAAGAAAGCGAACAACGAGACACATCCGAGCCTCGATCGGATCGAGACAGAATCGAACCGGCTCAATGAAATGATCGGACGGCTTCTGACACTCTCGAGGCTTGAAACGGGCACCGATGAGTTTGAACGGACACCTGTGAATCTGCGCAAATTGGTCGAGCAGGTTGCGGCGGATGCTCAATTTGAAGCGGCGGCGAAAGGGCGTTCGGTCAAGGTAGTGAAGCTCGATGAATGCAACCTGCATGGAAGCGAGAGCCTGTTGCGGAGTGCGGTCGAGAATGTTCTCCGAAACGCATTGAAATATACGCAGCCGGAAACTACCGTCGAGGTCGAACTTGAAGCCAAGAACGGAAACGCCCGTATAGTCGTCCGAGACCACGGAGGCGGCGTGCCCGAAGAGCAGCTAAAGAATCTCTTCCGGCCCTTTTACAGGGTCAGCGAGGCCCGCGACCGCGGAAGCGGCGGCACAGGCCTCGGGCTTGCGATCACCGAACAGGCAGTTCACGCCCACGCCGGAACCGTCGCTGCCCGCAACTTGAACGGCGGCCTTGAGGTCGAAATCAAACTGCCCCTGAACGGCGGGCATCAATAA
- a CDS encoding response regulator transcription factor — MSKILIVDDDDELCELVSEYLGAEGFETECAHDGESGLKRALTNEHEMMVLDVMLPKMSGFDVLRNLRKESSLPVLMLTARGEETERIVGLEIGADDYLPKPFNPRELLARLKAVLRRTSAEAGAGLPENITVGDLELAPASRSAKLAGDDLPLTSVEFDLLAALMREAGNVVKREDLSEKVLERELSPYDRSLDMHISNLRKKLGQRPNGSDRIKTVRSVGYIYTVV, encoded by the coding sequence ATGAGCAAGATCCTGATCGTTGACGACGACGACGAGCTTTGCGAGCTGGTCAGTGAATATCTCGGTGCCGAAGGCTTCGAGACCGAGTGCGCTCACGACGGCGAAAGCGGCTTAAAGCGGGCTCTCACAAATGAGCACGAAATGATGGTGCTTGATGTGATGTTGCCAAAGATGAGCGGCTTCGACGTTCTGCGCAATCTGAGAAAAGAATCGAGCCTGCCGGTGCTTATGCTAACGGCCCGCGGCGAGGAGACCGAGCGGATCGTCGGGCTTGAGATCGGGGCGGATGATTATCTGCCAAAACCTTTCAATCCGCGGGAACTGCTTGCGCGTCTAAAGGCAGTGCTCCGCCGCACTTCGGCAGAGGCCGGTGCCGGGCTTCCGGAGAATATCACTGTTGGCGACCTCGAACTTGCGCCTGCTTCGCGTTCGGCAAAGCTTGCCGGCGACGATCTGCCGCTGACCTCGGTCGAGTTTGATCTGCTAGCCGCGCTGATGCGGGAAGCGGGCAACGTCGTAAAGCGTGAAGATCTTAGCGAGAAAGTGCTCGAACGCGAGCTTTCGCCCTATGACCGCAGCCTTGATATGCACATCAGCAACCTGCGGAAAAAGCTTGGCCAGCGGCCAAATGGCAGCGACCGGATAAAAACGGTCCGGAGCGTCGGCTATATTTACACGGTCGTATGA
- a CDS encoding Spy/CpxP family protein refolding chaperone, whose protein sequence is MKKVNIAILGIAILGIGAIFAFAQMGDGTGKHADGKKRWGKGGMHRMHRGGKGMGMNLRGLDLTDAQKEQVKAIHEAAKPTMEPFKQAMKENRMKFREAKQNGADEATLTAIKNEIAPIREQMKVQHEVVKSQIMAILTEEQKATLAEREAKRAERRAGRKADREAKSQE, encoded by the coding sequence ATGAAAAAGGTAAACATAGCAATTCTCGGCATCGCGATCTTGGGTATCGGAGCGATCTTCGCTTTTGCACAGATGGGCGACGGAACAGGAAAACATGCCGATGGCAAAAAGCGTTGGGGCAAGGGCGGAATGCATAGGATGCACCGCGGCGGAAAGGGCATGGGAATGAACCTTCGCGGCCTTGACCTGACAGATGCTCAGAAGGAGCAGGTAAAGGCGATCCATGAGGCCGCAAAGCCGACGATGGAACCGTTCAAACAGGCAATGAAGGAAAATCGAATGAAATTCCGCGAAGCCAAGCAGAACGGAGCCGATGAGGCAACGCTGACCGCAATCAAGAATGAAATAGCTCCGATCCGCGAACAGATGAAGGTTCAGCACGAGGTTGTGAAGTCGCAGATCATGGCGATCCTGACCGAAGAGCAGAAAGCTACGCTTGCCGAACGCGAAGCAAAGCGGGCTGAGCGAAGGGCCGGCCGCAAGGCTGATCGCGAAGCAAAGTCGCAGGAATAG
- the nagA gene encoding N-acetylglucosamine-6-phosphate deacetylase, protein MNSVLITNAVIADSGSERPDGWVLVEDGRIAAVGHGELDETAIEAFDAAGGTLFPGFIDVHNHGAVGTDVNAADADGLIAVGEFLAGHGVTAWLPTLVPDADENYARVIGEIDRVMAMQAEMPIAQIVGVHYEGVFANEKMCGALRPEFFKRFTGSEVRELPRLQSGVHITTLAPEVEGGVELVKALIAAGWVVSIGHTKADVETLDAAFEAGGRHLTHFFNAMTGVHHREVGVAGWALTREDVTFDIIADGIHVDQRMVEFACRAKSPERVSLISDSVAPTGLGDGTFELWGERVTVENGRTQNERGSIAGSVITMLDAVKMAASLRFSMSEIATMASRNPARLLGRSDEMGSIAAGKRGDLVVLDTEMNVAAVFIGGRRV, encoded by the coding sequence ATGAATTCGGTGCTGATAACAAACGCCGTGATCGCCGATAGCGGCAGCGAGCGGCCAGATGGCTGGGTGCTTGTCGAGGATGGCCGCATTGCGGCGGTCGGCCACGGAGAGCTTGACGAAACAGCGATCGAGGCCTTTGACGCCGCGGGCGGTACGCTTTTTCCGGGCTTTATTGATGTGCATAACCACGGAGCCGTTGGCACTGACGTCAACGCGGCGGATGCCGATGGGCTGATCGCGGTCGGAGAGTTTTTGGCCGGGCACGGCGTTACTGCGTGGTTGCCGACGCTTGTGCCGGATGCGGATGAAAATTATGCACGAGTGATCGGTGAGATCGACCGCGTTATGGCGATGCAGGCTGAGATGCCGATCGCGCAGATCGTCGGCGTTCATTACGAAGGCGTTTTTGCCAATGAAAAGATGTGCGGAGCCCTTAGGCCGGAGTTTTTCAAGCGGTTCACAGGTTCCGAGGTTCGCGAGCTGCCCAGGCTGCAGAGCGGCGTTCATATTACGACGCTGGCTCCCGAGGTCGAAGGCGGCGTTGAATTGGTGAAGGCTTTGATCGCTGCCGGTTGGGTCGTCTCGATCGGACATACGAAGGCTGACGTCGAAACGCTTGACGCTGCGTTCGAGGCGGGCGGGCGGCACTTGACGCATTTTTTCAACGCGATGACCGGCGTTCACCACCGCGAGGTCGGCGTCGCCGGATGGGCGCTGACGCGCGAGGATGTGACCTTTGACATCATCGCTGATGGCATCCACGTCGATCAGCGGATGGTCGAGTTTGCGTGCCGGGCGAAATCGCCAGAGCGGGTTTCGTTGATCTCGGATTCCGTCGCACCGACCGGGCTCGGCGACGGCACGTTCGAACTTTGGGGCGAGCGGGTCACGGTCGAGAACGGCCGGACTCAGAATGAACGCGGCAGCATTGCGGGTTCGGTCATCACAATGCTCGACGCAGTAAAAATGGCAGCATCGCTCAGGTTCTCGATGTCGGAGATTGCCACAATGGCTTCGCGGAACCCGGCGAGGCTTCTTGGGCGATCAGACGAGATGGGCAGTATCGCGGCAGGCAAGCGAGGTGATCTGGTCGTCCTCGACACTGAGATGAACGTCGCTGCGGTTTTCATCGGCGGACGGCGGGTATAG
- a CDS encoding carboxypeptidase regulatory-like domain-containing protein gives MKAKKFSSLLFALSLLFAAATVATAQEVTGSIVGSVRDSAGAAVAGATVSISDPSKNNIVVRTVTTNSSGEFSVPNLSISTYAVTVEAPNFKKSIKTDVKLDVGQRRSVDVTLEAGNIDETVTVEADPLSVDLTSSTSGTVISGDQVRELSINNRNFVQLVTLAPGVTNDLSDQVYVGTTNPAGQANIVQIAVNGARSSQNTFTVDGADVTDRGSNLTIQAYPSVDSIGEFKVLRSLYPAESGRSGGGQVNIVTRSGTSQFRGSVYEFIRNEAFNANNVETNNLANPPLGRDDNGKAKRTPFRYNNYGWTLGGPVYFLRFGEVEPGASAFKRYDRTFFFFSQEWRDDRRSSTLQSTVPTQNQRNAFFTVPICLQATGTTCNQVLPANSTLQNVNPVAQQYIDFIYSRLPLPNSGVNTLFAPAAGIAEFRQEVIKIDHSFNDKVSMYYRFQRDSIPTVDANALFSSGSGLPGVSTTATDSPGRTHTAQVTWAATPKFIVEGRYTFGYGAILSKNVGLIALENSPIRPPLAYANDRDRIPTISGNGFSAIQGFGPYDNFSWKGNLSGTATWIAGSHTMKFGAVYSKYRKNENALAGNNEGIFSGFNTPGATGNTIAPGGNATQQLWANFLLGTNVTFTQASFDYTADLRQKTFEAFFQDEWRLRRNLTFYYGVRYSFFGSPWDKNGRLSNFVPELYNRANAPLVTGAGNRVPGTGNFCEGLIVNSQNTVPFPNCNPTISPYGKFVVDVPKNDFAPRIGFAWDPFGDGRTSVRTGYGIYHEQILNGIFLQNIGTNPPYQQNCSVSGTRLDNPVPNGCAVIATNTVASVRAVQDDWKTPYMQHWSLDVQRQLMRRTLVSVGYYGSKGTNLIGGYGANSLPPGLALNSLCATGASTTPTVACQQPNQAFFTTAQSIILDQIRPYRGYRSVTIVEPKYNSSYHSMQVSGQHRFTGSSQLNLAYTWSKNLSDNRTDRSNAPQDSYDIGSERGRANLDRRHVLTINYVYELPFYRSQRGFVGKVLGGWQASGIVTYQTGLGFTPTVSGFDPAGLGIIPTALTVGRPNLTCDPNQGGRRDRTQWFNTSCFEVTPLNNTNPIANVVGSGGINYIEGPSTKRVDFTMSKTIRFSERFRLQLRGEAFNVFNQTNPRGLSTVVWTATTQPVSQGGNGGSTFGQVVSWRDPRVMQFGAKFFF, from the coding sequence ATGAAAGCCAAAAAATTCAGTTCCTTACTGTTCGCGCTTTCGCTCCTCTTCGCCGCGGCTACGGTCGCAACGGCTCAAGAGGTGACGGGCTCGATCGTCGGAAGCGTTCGCGACTCGGCCGGAGCGGCCGTTGCGGGTGCAACCGTATCGATCTCGGACCCAAGCAAGAACAATATAGTCGTCCGCACCGTTACAACCAATAGCAGCGGTGAGTTCTCGGTGCCGAACCTGTCGATCAGCACGTATGCCGTGACGGTCGAGGCCCCGAATTTCAAGAAATCGATCAAGACAGACGTTAAGCTCGATGTCGGCCAAAGGCGTTCGGTCGATGTTACGCTTGAAGCCGGCAACATTGACGAGACCGTAACGGTCGAGGCCGACCCGCTTTCGGTTGACCTTACGTCGTCAACTAGCGGTACGGTCATCAGCGGTGACCAGGTTCGCGAGCTTTCGATCAACAACCGCAACTTCGTCCAGCTTGTAACACTCGCACCGGGTGTGACCAACGACCTTTCGGACCAGGTTTACGTCGGAACGACGAACCCCGCCGGCCAGGCAAACATCGTCCAGATCGCCGTCAACGGTGCACGTTCCAGCCAGAACACCTTCACTGTTGATGGTGCGGACGTGACCGACCGCGGTTCGAACCTGACCATCCAGGCTTACCCGAGCGTTGATTCGATCGGCGAGTTCAAGGTCCTTCGTTCACTTTACCCGGCAGAATCGGGCCGCAGCGGCGGCGGACAGGTGAACATTGTAACCCGCAGTGGAACATCGCAGTTCCGCGGCAGCGTTTACGAATTTATCCGCAATGAGGCTTTCAACGCGAATAACGTTGAGACGAACAACCTTGCAAATCCGCCGCTCGGCCGCGACGATAATGGCAAAGCGAAGCGGACGCCTTTCCGTTACAACAACTACGGTTGGACACTCGGCGGGCCGGTTTACTTCCTTCGCTTCGGCGAGGTAGAGCCAGGAGCGAGTGCCTTTAAGCGCTACGACCGGACGTTCTTCTTCTTCTCGCAGGAATGGCGTGATGACCGCCGCTCCTCGACGCTGCAGTCAACGGTCCCGACCCAGAATCAGCGTAATGCATTCTTCACGGTTCCGATCTGCTTGCAGGCAACCGGCACCACATGTAATCAGGTGCTTCCGGCGAATAGCACGTTGCAGAACGTTAACCCGGTCGCTCAGCAGTACATTGACTTTATTTACAGTCGGCTGCCGCTGCCAAATTCGGGTGTAAACACGCTCTTCGCACCGGCCGCGGGCATCGCGGAATTTCGCCAGGAAGTGATCAAGATCGACCACTCGTTCAACGACAAGGTCTCGATGTATTACCGCTTTCAGCGGGACAGCATCCCGACGGTTGACGCGAACGCTTTGTTCTCGTCGGGCTCCGGACTTCCAGGCGTTTCGACTACAGCGACCGACTCGCCGGGCCGGACCCATACGGCACAGGTCACCTGGGCAGCGACGCCGAAGTTCATTGTTGAAGGACGCTACACCTTTGGTTATGGAGCTATTCTGAGCAAGAACGTTGGACTTATCGCACTTGAGAACTCGCCGATCCGGCCGCCGCTAGCATATGCCAACGACCGCGACCGCATTCCGACGATCAGCGGCAACGGTTTCAGCGCCATTCAAGGCTTCGGCCCCTACGACAACTTCTCGTGGAAAGGCAATCTTTCAGGAACGGCGACGTGGATCGCAGGAAGCCACACGATGAAGTTTGGTGCTGTTTACTCTAAGTACCGCAAGAACGAGAACGCTCTCGCGGGCAACAACGAAGGCATCTTCTCCGGGTTCAATACCCCGGGAGCAACGGGCAACACCATCGCTCCGGGCGGCAACGCGACTCAGCAGCTCTGGGCAAACTTTCTGCTAGGCACTAACGTGACCTTTACGCAGGCAAGCTTTGACTACACCGCAGATCTGCGGCAGAAGACCTTTGAAGCATTTTTCCAAGATGAGTGGCGACTCCGCCGCAATCTAACCTTCTACTACGGCGTCCGTTATTCGTTCTTCGGTTCGCCGTGGGACAAGAACGGCCGCTTGAGCAACTTCGTTCCGGAGCTTTACAACCGGGCGAATGCTCCGCTTGTGACCGGTGCGGGCAACCGCGTTCCCGGCACGGGCAATTTCTGCGAAGGGCTTATCGTTAACTCGCAGAACACCGTTCCTTTCCCGAACTGCAACCCGACGATCTCGCCTTACGGCAAGTTCGTGGTTGACGTTCCGAAAAACGATTTTGCTCCGCGTATCGGTTTTGCTTGGGATCCGTTCGGCGACGGCCGCACCTCGGTTCGCACGGGATACGGCATTTATCACGAGCAGATCTTGAATGGTATTTTCCTGCAGAACATCGGTACCAACCCGCCATACCAGCAGAACTGCTCTGTCAGCGGAACGAGGCTTGATAATCCGGTCCCGAACGGTTGTGCGGTGATCGCAACGAATACAGTTGCGAGTGTCCGTGCTGTTCAAGACGACTGGAAGACGCCTTATATGCAGCACTGGTCGCTCGACGTCCAGCGTCAACTGATGCGTCGGACGCTCGTTTCGGTCGGTTATTACGGATCGAAGGGTACGAACCTGATCGGCGGTTATGGAGCGAACTCGCTCCCGCCGGGACTGGCTCTCAACAGCCTTTGTGCAACCGGTGCCTCAACGACACCGACCGTTGCGTGCCAGCAGCCGAATCAGGCATTCTTTACAACGGCACAGTCGATCATTCTCGATCAGATCCGACCATATCGCGGATACCGTTCGGTTACGATCGTTGAGCCAAAATATAACTCGAGCTACCATAGCATGCAGGTCTCCGGCCAGCATCGCTTCACCGGTTCGTCGCAGCTCAATCTGGCCTATACTTGGTCAAAGAACCTCTCGGACAACCGAACTGACCGTTCAAATGCTCCGCAGGATTCATACGACATCGGTTCTGAAAGGGGCCGAGCCAACCTTGACCGCCGTCACGTGCTGACCATCAACTACGTCTATGAGCTTCCGTTTTATCGGTCGCAGCGTGGTTTTGTAGGAAAGGTACTTGGCGGATGGCAGGCATCGGGTATCGTGACCTATCAAACGGGCCTCGGGTTTACGCCGACGGTGTCGGGATTTGATCCGGCAGGCCTCGGCATCATCCCGACCGCTCTAACGGTAGGACGTCCGAACCTGACCTGTGACCCGAACCAAGGCGGCAGGCGCGATCGAACCCAGTGGTTCAATACATCCTGTTTCGAGGTAACGCCGCTCAATAATACAAACCCGATCGCGAATGTTGTCGGCAGCGGCGGCATCAACTACATTGAGGGGCCATCGACCAAGCGTGTTGACTTCACGATGTCCAAGACTATCCGGTTCAGCGAGCGTTTCCGGCTTCAGCTCCGCGGCGAGGCGTTCAACGTCTTTAACCAGACGAATCCTCGCGGATTGAGCACGGTAGTTTGGACGGCTACAACTCAGCCGGTCTCGCAGGGTGGAAACGGGGGTTCGACCTTTGGTCAGGTGGTCTCCTGGCGCGACCCGCGGGTCATGCAGTTCGGTGCGAAGTTCTTCTTCTAA
- a CDS encoding DUF1343 domain-containing protein produces the protein MTQPYVVAEDGSTRGLGWDMNTTFSSNRGELFPLGSFGHTGFTGPMIWIDPTSETFVVFMSNRVHPDGKGDVVATRARIATIAASAIEDLPIERWKEAEAKYNAAVAAQIPRFREAAERANRERDTTNLSGAAVSISAPPRVTYGPVLNGIDILEKNGFRDLEGKRIGLVTNHTGRNLAGKSTIDILYEAKNIELVSIFAPEHGIRGELDTEKIDDTKDEKTGLVVYSLYKDGMRRPKPEQLAGLDAIVYDIQDIGARFYTYTATLKNVMEEAAKAKIPVYVLDRPNPINGVDIEGPLATEDKLSFIAAHTIPVRYGLTIGELGQMMNAERKIGADLRVIKMEGWRRAMWFDETGQTWVNPSPNMRSLTQATLYPGIGLMETTNVSVGRGTDTPFEHIGAAWLDGQRLANYLNGRGLPGVRFVPVRFKPNASVFKDEQLGGVNFIITDRGRFNSVRTGIEVAAAIRSLYPNDWQADRYLRLLVNQDVLDRLKAGEKPETIEASWAASLEEFKRRWALYLLYQP, from the coding sequence ATGACGCAGCCTTATGTAGTTGCCGAGGATGGTTCGACGCGGGGGCTTGGGTGGGATATGAACACCACATTCTCGTCGAACCGTGGCGAGCTTTTTCCGCTTGGGTCGTTTGGACATACGGGATTTACGGGGCCGATGATCTGGATCGACCCGACGTCGGAGACGTTCGTCGTCTTTATGTCGAACCGCGTCCACCCGGACGGCAAAGGCGATGTCGTCGCGACCCGTGCACGCATCGCAACCATCGCCGCCTCCGCGATCGAAGACCTGCCGATCGAACGATGGAAAGAAGCAGAGGCAAAGTACAACGCAGCGGTTGCTGCTCAGATTCCTAGGTTCCGCGAGGCTGCAGAGAGGGCAAATAGAGAACGCGACACGACCAACCTTAGCGGTGCAGCCGTTTCGATTTCGGCTCCACCAAGAGTCACGTACGGTCCGGTGCTGAACGGCATCGACATTCTTGAGAAGAACGGTTTTAGGGATCTGGAAGGAAAGCGGATCGGGCTCGTGACGAACCATACCGGCCGGAATCTGGCGGGGAAATCGACGATCGATATTCTGTACGAGGCGAAGAATATCGAGCTTGTTTCGATCTTTGCACCGGAGCACGGCATTCGCGGCGAGCTTGATACCGAAAAGATCGACGACACAAAGGACGAGAAAACGGGCCTCGTCGTCTATTCGCTTTATAAGGATGGAATGCGGCGGCCGAAGCCGGAGCAGCTCGCCGGGCTCGACGCGATCGTTTACGACATACAAGACATCGGGGCGAGGTTTTACACCTACACGGCGACGCTCAAGAACGTGATGGAAGAGGCCGCGAAGGCGAAGATCCCAGTTTACGTGCTCGACCGGCCGAACCCGATAAACGGCGTCGATATCGAAGGTCCGCTGGCGACCGAGGACAAGCTTTCGTTCATCGCGGCACACACGATCCCGGTCCGCTATGGGCTAACGATCGGCGAACTCGGGCAGATGATGAACGCCGAGCGGAAGATCGGCGCCGACCTTCGCGTGATAAAGATGGAAGGCTGGCGGCGGGCGATGTGGTTCGACGAAACCGGCCAGACGTGGGTCAACCCGAGCCCGAATATGCGGTCGCTGACGCAGGCGACGCTTTATCCCGGCATCGGGCTGATGGAAACGACCAACGTCAGCGTCGGCCGCGGCACGGACACGCCTTTTGAGCACATCGGCGCAGCGTGGCTGGATGGACAGCGGCTTGCGAATTATCTTAACGGGCGAGGCTTGCCGGGAGTCAGGTTCGTGCCGGTCCGGTTCAAGCCAAATGCATCGGTCTTTAAGGACGAGCAGCTCGGCGGAGTGAACTTTATTATCACCGACCGCGGACGGTTCAATTCCGTCCGAACAGGGATCGAGGTCGCCGCGGCTATCCGCTCGCTTTACCCGAATGATTGGCAGGCCGACCGCTACCTGCGTCTGCTCGTAAATCAGGACGTGCTCGACCGGCTCAAGGCCGGCGAGAAGCCCGAAACCATCGAGGCCTCATGGGCGGCGAGCCTTGAGGAATTCAAACGGCGTTGGGCATTGTATTTGCTTTATCAGCCGTAA